One window of the Archangium primigenium genome contains the following:
- a CDS encoding imm11 family protein encodes MNPPSRFFILRDDVEAPGRWDLGTPVDGRGHEWDDAAFRKGAPVSVEGPLRIPLRAHDGTALDYTEAGLGVPLVSAKAAAVFSALAPHDIQLIPVSVEAHPEPFFILVSTRVEKCIDDEQSSSVEYWKPEDGRPDRTGRYRSVQGLRIDPTKVGDARVFRTWGWVNLLVSEHVKQALEDTGATGLRFEEVTGPSDLSAEEKAWARAARARRERVDRARDAFWRTLGTLDTDTIPLVGFGPWPSHRQIWRVIRRPNGHTLIVTDGLSDYFLDSTEDSVGFGLELSLETDATFPRLYTSWPTLLLQRVSTELAEHAPVRERALIGLCLVEVPGKDMPKALRSAEGTVGVVLGLPTPALPDCFTLPAGLVKLVTVKALLASELLWLRSRGEDGLALLATRLQHEPSPHLSQARRPALTP; translated from the coding sequence ATGAACCCTCCCTCCCGCTTCTTCATCCTTCGCGACGACGTCGAGGCGCCGGGCCGGTGGGACCTGGGAACACCCGTGGATGGGCGGGGCCACGAATGGGATGACGCCGCCTTCAGGAAGGGAGCGCCCGTCTCCGTCGAGGGGCCGCTGCGGATTCCCCTCCGAGCCCACGACGGCACGGCACTGGACTACACCGAAGCAGGCCTTGGCGTCCCGCTCGTCTCCGCCAAGGCCGCCGCCGTCTTCTCCGCGCTGGCGCCTCATGACATCCAGCTCATTCCCGTGAGCGTCGAGGCCCATCCCGAGCCGTTCTTCATCCTCGTCAGCACCCGCGTGGAGAAATGCATCGACGATGAGCAATCTTCCTCCGTCGAGTACTGGAAACCCGAGGACGGGCGCCCGGATCGAACGGGCCGCTACCGCTCCGTGCAGGGCCTGCGCATCGATCCGACGAAGGTGGGCGACGCGCGGGTCTTTCGCACCTGGGGTTGGGTGAATCTGCTCGTCTCCGAGCACGTCAAACAGGCGCTGGAGGACACGGGCGCCACGGGCCTTCGCTTCGAGGAAGTCACGGGCCCGAGTGACCTCTCGGCCGAGGAAAAAGCCTGGGCCCGCGCGGCCCGCGCCCGACGCGAGCGCGTTGACCGCGCCCGCGATGCTTTTTGGAGGACCCTCGGAACCCTGGACACCGACACCATTCCCCTCGTCGGCTTCGGTCCCTGGCCCTCCCATCGGCAGATCTGGCGTGTCATCCGCCGCCCGAATGGCCACACGTTGATCGTCACCGACGGGCTCTCTGATTATTTCCTCGACAGCACCGAGGACTCGGTGGGCTTCGGCCTCGAACTCTCCCTGGAGACGGATGCCACCTTTCCCCGGCTCTACACGAGCTGGCCCACCCTGCTGCTGCAACGGGTGAGCACTGAACTCGCCGAGCACGCGCCGGTGCGCGAGCGCGCTCTCATTGGCCTCTGCCTCGTCGAAGTCCCGGGCAAGGACATGCCCAAGGCGCTGCGCTCTGCCGAGGGAACCGTGGGCGTCGTGCTCGGGCTGCCCACCCCGGCCCTCCCCGATTGCTTCACCCTGCCCGCGGGCCTCGTGAAGCTCGTCACCGTGAAGGCCCTGCTGGCCTCGGAGCTCCTCTGGCTTCGCTCACGCGGCGAGGACGGCCTGGCCCTGCTCGCCACACGGCTCCAGCATGAGCCGTCACCGCACCTGAGCCAGGCACGCCGCCCCGCCCTGACGCCCTAG
- a CDS encoding Imm26 family immunity protein — MGTRKNGTGTFIRLALTDGSFGYGRLLEPPHVAFYAHRTAHPDPDLDGIASKPVLFTISVNLLALKAWETIGWKELEEHLAQPLVQFRQDIGDFRRCTIFDTSGNKRAAEPRECVGLERAAIWEQVSVEERLLDALLNRPNATVEYLKARLT, encoded by the coding sequence GTGGGTACGCGGAAGAATGGAACAGGAACGTTCATCAGACTGGCACTCACCGATGGCTCGTTCGGTTACGGCAGACTGCTTGAGCCTCCCCATGTGGCCTTCTATGCGCACAGGACAGCCCACCCGGACCCCGATCTGGACGGGATCGCCTCGAAACCCGTCCTCTTCACCATCTCCGTCAATCTGCTCGCGCTGAAGGCCTGGGAAACCATCGGGTGGAAAGAACTCGAGGAGCACCTGGCCCAACCACTCGTCCAGTTCAGACAGGACATCGGCGATTTCCGCCGCTGCACCATCTTCGACACCTCTGGCAACAAAAGAGCGGCCGAGCCCAGGGAATGCGTGGGACTCGAACGCGCCGCGATCTGGGAACAAGTGTCCGTCGAGGAGCGCCTGCTCGATGCATTGCTGAATCGGCCCAATGCCACCGTCGAGTATCTGAAGGCCCGCCTGACATGA
- a CDS encoding XdhC family protein, translating into MRELSEILTAWRSARNSAEPLILATIVRVEGSTYRRPGARMLMTGERQLAGGISGGCLESDVLRKALWRTAQGESVVIQYDSRADDEFAFTMGLGCNGLVELLLERLDPARPQVLDFLARGQEERVAVAVATVVVAAEGRERVGARVMLDARGRLEATVEDAALRDVLREDLERVLAGGRAGYVRRETAARVVEVALEVVQPPVPLLIFGTGVDVVPVVDLAKTVGWHVTVVGTRPAGNLRLRFPRADAWVASRLDKALAGLTLDARTLALLMTHNYPEDEAVLAPLIASPVRYIGVLGPRRRTERLLAGPTVRDARPTAEQLARVYGPMGLDIGAEGGDEIALSIVAELQAFLSGRPGGALRERTTPIHPEPEQSTPRSLPLPEENVLPVSCALTAAS; encoded by the coding sequence ATGCGAGAGCTGAGCGAGATCCTCACGGCCTGGCGGTCCGCCCGGAATAGCGCCGAGCCGCTCATCCTCGCGACGATCGTCCGCGTGGAGGGCTCGACGTACCGGCGGCCCGGCGCGCGCATGCTCATGACGGGCGAGCGCCAGCTCGCCGGCGGCATCAGCGGGGGCTGCCTGGAGTCGGACGTGCTGCGCAAGGCGCTCTGGCGCACCGCCCAGGGCGAGTCCGTGGTCATCCAGTACGACTCGCGCGCGGACGACGAGTTCGCCTTCACCATGGGCCTGGGGTGCAACGGGCTCGTGGAACTGCTGCTCGAGCGCCTGGACCCCGCCCGGCCCCAGGTCCTGGACTTCCTGGCGCGCGGCCAGGAGGAGCGCGTGGCGGTGGCGGTGGCCACGGTGGTGGTGGCCGCCGAGGGCCGCGAGCGCGTGGGGGCGCGGGTGATGCTGGACGCGCGCGGGCGCCTGGAGGCCACGGTCGAGGACGCGGCCCTGCGCGACGTGCTGCGCGAGGACCTGGAGCGGGTGCTGGCGGGCGGGCGCGCGGGCTACGTGCGGCGGGAAACGGCCGCGCGCGTGGTGGAGGTGGCGCTCGAGGTCGTGCAGCCCCCGGTGCCGCTCCTCATCTTCGGCACGGGCGTGGACGTGGTGCCGGTGGTGGACCTGGCCAAGACGGTGGGCTGGCACGTGACGGTGGTGGGCACGCGGCCCGCGGGCAACCTGCGCCTGCGCTTTCCGCGCGCGGATGCGTGGGTGGCCTCGCGCCTGGACAAGGCCCTGGCGGGGCTCACCCTGGACGCGCGCACGCTCGCGCTGCTCATGACGCACAACTACCCCGAGGACGAGGCGGTGCTCGCGCCCCTCATCGCCTCGCCCGTGCGCTACATCGGCGTGCTCGGGCCCCGCCGGCGCACCGAGCGGCTGCTCGCGGGCCCCACGGTGCGCGACGCGCGCCCCACCGCCGAGCAGCTCGCGCGGGTGTACGGGCCCATGGGCCTGGACATCGGCGCGGAGGGCGGAGACGAGATCGCCCTGTCCATCGTCGCCGAGCTCCAGGCCTTCCTGTCCGGACGCCCGGGCGGCGCCCTGCGCGAGCGCACCACCCCCATCCACCCCGAGCCGGAGCAGTCCACCCCGCGCTCGCTGCCGCTGCCGGAGGAGAACGTCCTTCCGGTGAGCTGTGCCCTGACGGCCGCGTCCTGA
- a CDS encoding serine/threonine protein kinase, translating to MSGFKIPSWLLPDPDPRGSGPLLFSVGHTDYERIRFLSEGPDGEQVLLGWRHSPGYLSERVVIRCLTRPHPRPEAWRRVVESALPVRLEHPSLARVIEMQRRRHVHYTVVEYVEGCSVADVLRDAARRGRPLSEAFALYVGAQVAGALHQAHSFTLHPLHPEGLVHRDVSPAHIRLGREGRVVLTHLETVWSCLPERDPTAGGGPPGGLDYTAPERLLPEFKPWRQSSRADLFSLGVVLLELLTGRRLYAVPTLERRVDYGRRLLESLREERPPEALRAVEDAVLRAELLMPRDVEEATQGVSEPVRQVLRALLRGDPAERHDSAGRLEAELRACLKRHSRWYGARSARRELALLQKAI from the coding sequence ATGTCTGGCTTCAAAATTCCTTCCTGGCTCCTGCCCGACCCCGACCCCCGGGGCTCCGGGCCGCTCTTGTTCTCGGTGGGCCACACCGACTACGAGCGCATCCGTTTTCTCTCCGAGGGCCCCGACGGCGAACAGGTGCTCCTGGGCTGGCGGCACAGCCCCGGTTACCTGTCCGAGCGGGTCGTCATCCGCTGCCTGACGCGTCCGCACCCGAGGCCCGAGGCGTGGCGGCGGGTGGTGGAGTCGGCCCTGCCCGTGCGCCTGGAGCACCCGAGCCTCGCCCGGGTGATTGAAATGCAGCGCCGACGCCACGTGCACTACACGGTGGTGGAGTACGTGGAGGGGTGCTCGGTGGCGGACGTGCTGCGCGACGCGGCGCGGCGGGGCCGGCCCCTGAGCGAGGCGTTCGCGCTGTATGTCGGCGCCCAGGTGGCCGGGGCGCTCCACCAGGCCCACTCCTTCACGCTCCACCCCCTGCACCCCGAGGGCCTGGTGCACCGGGACGTGTCGCCCGCGCACATCCGCCTGGGCCGGGAGGGCCGGGTGGTGCTCACGCACCTGGAGACGGTGTGGTCCTGCCTGCCCGAGCGGGACCCGACGGCGGGCGGGGGGCCTCCGGGCGGGCTCGACTACACGGCGCCGGAGCGGCTGCTGCCGGAGTTCAAACCCTGGCGCCAGTCCTCGCGGGCGGACCTGTTCTCCCTGGGCGTGGTGCTGCTCGAGCTGCTCACGGGCCGGCGCCTCTACGCGGTGCCCACGCTGGAGCGGCGCGTGGACTACGGGCGGCGGCTGCTGGAGTCCCTGCGCGAGGAGCGGCCCCCCGAGGCCCTCCGGGCCGTGGAGGACGCGGTGCTGCGGGCGGAATTGCTCATGCCCCGGGACGTGGAGGAGGCCACCCAGGGCGTGTCCGAGCCCGTGCGCCAGGTGCTGCGCGCGCTGCTGCGGGGCGACCCCGCGGAGCGCCATGACTCGGCCGGGCGGCTGGAGGCGGAATTGCGCGCGTGCCTCAAGCGCCACAGCCGCTGGTACGGCGCCCGGAGCGCCCGGCGGGAGCTGGCCCTCCTACAGAAGGCGATTTGA
- a CDS encoding isoamylase encodes MKKSPLPRPTWRALLTAGAVLSCGPTPESVLPEGAPDIEGQTQQADLSWTLGAQYDASQANITFNVYSARATRIEVYLYKTPQGAQEVLSYVLTKNTSTNVWTKTASVTTLKNAGITGAVYYGYRAWGPNWTYDSTWKKGSATGFKSDVDSAGNRFNPNKLLMDPYALEISHDPTNPVTTNGTLYASGPNYRNIDSGAQATKSIVLPPIARAYGTKPTRALKDDIIYEVHVRGLTMGDTSIASAYRGTYKGAGMKAASLAALGVTAVEFLPVQETDNDDNDVNATSTQDDNYWGYMTLNYFAPDRRYSSDKSAGGPTREFQEMVKAFHDQGIKVFIDVVYNHTGEGGSWSATDKTTYNVLSYRGLDNPTYYSLTSDMQSSWDNTGVGGNFNTRNAVAQNLIVDSLNYWKDELGVDGFRFDLASVLGNTCEHGCFNYDKMTSGTALNRIWNSLSPRAVGGGTGVDLIAEPWAIGGNSYQVGNFPSGWAEWNGTYRDTFRKDQNEMGMSTVTPGQLAARFAGSSDLYGDDGRRPSHSINFMVAHDGFTLKDLYSCNNKSNNQAWPYGPSDGGEDHNTSWDQGGAGADQRRAARNGMAFVMVSAGVPMFNGGDEFLRTQYCNNNVYNLDSSANWLNYGLSTDQTNFKTFTQRLIAFRKAHPALRPANFYSASDTNGNVMEQLRWFRPDGAVADSGYMGDGNNHSLAFRIDGTEFGDSAAAIYVAYNGWSGAVDFKLPWAFNGKQWYRVTDTCNWAEGASQVSSPGSEPAVGGEGATYGVCARGLVVLIAK; translated from the coding sequence ATGAAGAAAAGCCCCCTCCCCCGTCCGACCTGGCGGGCCCTGCTCACCGCCGGTGCCGTCCTCTCCTGTGGGCCCACGCCGGAGTCCGTCCTCCCCGAGGGCGCCCCGGACATCGAGGGCCAGACGCAGCAGGCGGACCTGTCCTGGACGCTCGGCGCCCAGTACGACGCCTCCCAGGCCAACATCACCTTCAACGTCTATTCCGCGCGCGCCACGCGCATCGAGGTCTACCTCTACAAGACGCCGCAGGGGGCCCAGGAGGTGCTGAGCTACGTGCTCACCAAGAACACCAGCACCAACGTGTGGACCAAGACGGCCTCCGTCACCACGCTCAAGAACGCGGGCATCACGGGCGCGGTGTACTACGGCTACCGCGCGTGGGGCCCCAACTGGACGTACGACTCGACGTGGAAGAAGGGCAGCGCCACGGGCTTCAAGTCGGACGTGGACAGCGCGGGCAACCGGTTCAACCCCAACAAGTTGCTCATGGACCCGTACGCGCTGGAGATCTCCCATGATCCCACCAACCCGGTGACGACCAACGGGACCCTCTACGCGTCGGGCCCGAACTACCGCAACATCGACAGCGGGGCCCAGGCGACCAAGAGCATCGTGCTGCCGCCGATCGCGCGGGCCTACGGCACCAAGCCCACGCGCGCGCTCAAGGACGACATCATCTACGAGGTGCACGTGCGCGGCCTCACCATGGGCGACACGAGCATCGCGAGCGCCTACCGGGGCACGTACAAGGGCGCGGGGATGAAGGCCGCGTCGCTCGCGGCGCTGGGCGTCACGGCGGTGGAGTTCCTGCCCGTGCAGGAGACGGACAACGACGACAACGACGTGAACGCCACGAGCACCCAGGACGACAACTACTGGGGGTACATGACGCTCAACTACTTCGCCCCGGACCGGCGCTACTCCTCGGACAAGAGCGCGGGCGGCCCCACGCGCGAGTTCCAGGAGATGGTGAAGGCCTTCCACGACCAGGGCATCAAGGTCTTCATCGACGTGGTCTACAACCACACGGGCGAGGGCGGCTCGTGGAGCGCCACGGACAAGACCACCTACAACGTGCTGTCGTACCGGGGCCTGGACAACCCCACGTACTACAGCCTCACCAGCGACATGCAGAGCAGTTGGGACAACACGGGCGTGGGCGGCAACTTCAACACCCGCAACGCCGTGGCGCAGAACCTCATCGTCGACTCGCTCAACTACTGGAAGGACGAGCTGGGCGTGGACGGGTTCCGCTTCGACCTGGCGTCGGTGCTCGGCAACACGTGTGAGCACGGCTGCTTCAACTACGACAAGATGACGAGCGGCACGGCGCTCAACCGCATCTGGAACAGCCTGTCGCCGCGCGCCGTCGGGGGCGGCACGGGCGTGGACCTCATCGCCGAGCCCTGGGCCATTGGCGGCAACAGCTACCAGGTGGGCAACTTCCCGAGCGGCTGGGCCGAGTGGAACGGCACCTACCGGGACACGTTCCGCAAGGACCAGAACGAGATGGGCATGAGCACGGTGACGCCGGGGCAGCTCGCCGCGCGCTTCGCGGGCTCCTCGGACCTGTATGGGGATGATGGCCGCCGGCCCTCGCACTCCATCAACTTCATGGTGGCCCACGACGGCTTCACCCTGAAGGACCTCTACAGCTGCAACAACAAGAGCAACAACCAGGCGTGGCCCTACGGCCCCTCGGACGGCGGCGAGGACCACAACACCTCGTGGGACCAGGGCGGGGCGGGCGCGGACCAGCGCCGCGCGGCGCGCAACGGCATGGCCTTCGTGATGGTCAGCGCGGGCGTGCCCATGTTCAACGGCGGTGACGAGTTCCTGCGCACCCAGTACTGCAACAACAACGTGTACAACCTGGACTCGAGCGCCAACTGGCTCAACTACGGGCTGAGCACGGACCAGACGAACTTCAAGACGTTCACCCAGCGGCTCATCGCCTTCCGCAAGGCGCACCCGGCGCTGCGTCCGGCCAACTTCTACAGCGCCTCGGACACCAACGGCAACGTGATGGAGCAGCTGCGCTGGTTCCGTCCGGACGGCGCGGTGGCGGACTCGGGCTACATGGGCGATGGCAACAACCACTCGCTCGCCTTCCGCATCGACGGGACGGAGTTCGGTGACTCGGCCGCGGCCATCTACGTGGCCTACAACGGCTGGAGCGGCGCGGTGGACTTCAAGCTGCCCTGGGCCTTCAATGGCAAGCAGTGGTACCGCGTGACGGACACCTGCAACTGGGCCGAGGGCGCCAGCCAGGTGTCCAGCCCCGGCTCGGAGCCGGCCGTGGGCGGCGAGGGCGCCACCTATGGCGTGTGCGCCCGGGGCCTCGTGGTGCTGATCGCGAAGTAA
- a CDS encoding AHH domain-containing protein, translating into MLVLVLMGTQWGCAAHAPRPPPKPALTQDLPARFGAVRLDASAVATSLATAWLHTPLRVHAASPPPSRWPRMLRVSHSTERGTELPRAYAAFCDRRGSAGDCLRLLEDGPHLDGRDRRDLALALAVHSALDALDAEARALVNASQLWTTLSLTLTGYLVLLTAPEPITKGVATALTVLLWAYLGWELLDLLHAWLQLSADAETATTFAQVRAAGERFGAVIGPNSVRILLLLGTASLSGGGALLSRAPTLPGFSRAASAAGAQGVRLLETARDAERIQVAVTEGTLQVVLPANALSMAARSGPQVHHIATVENNVSTARGGPWTPRFKKIFDKAGMSMEDPANKAILEAHRGPHPEKYHARVHERLMETTDGCPGTTPCREALTSELRKMMRELADPTSDLHKLLSL; encoded by the coding sequence GTGCTTGTCCTGGTCCTGATGGGCACGCAGTGGGGTTGTGCCGCCCACGCACCTCGGCCACCGCCAAAGCCCGCCCTCACCCAGGACCTGCCCGCGCGTTTCGGCGCGGTGCGACTCGACGCCTCCGCGGTCGCCACCTCCCTGGCCACCGCATGGCTTCACACGCCCCTGCGCGTGCATGCCGCTTCGCCTCCGCCCTCGCGCTGGCCCCGGATGCTGCGGGTCTCCCATTCCACGGAGCGGGGTACGGAGCTACCACGCGCCTATGCGGCCTTCTGCGACCGTCGCGGCTCGGCGGGCGACTGCCTGCGCCTGCTGGAGGATGGCCCCCACCTCGATGGTCGCGACCGACGCGACCTCGCCCTGGCCCTCGCGGTCCACTCGGCCCTGGACGCCCTGGACGCCGAAGCACGCGCCCTCGTCAACGCCTCCCAGCTGTGGACCACACTCAGCCTCACGCTCACCGGCTACCTCGTCCTGCTCACCGCCCCCGAGCCCATCACCAAGGGCGTGGCCACGGCCCTCACCGTCCTGCTCTGGGCCTACCTGGGCTGGGAGCTCCTCGACCTGCTCCACGCCTGGCTCCAGCTCTCCGCGGACGCCGAGACGGCCACCACCTTCGCCCAGGTGCGCGCGGCGGGCGAGCGTTTCGGTGCGGTCATCGGACCCAACAGCGTGCGCATCCTGCTGCTGCTGGGAACGGCGTCCCTGAGCGGCGGTGGAGCGCTGCTCTCCCGAGCCCCCACGCTCCCGGGCTTCTCCCGGGCGGCGAGCGCGGCCGGTGCGCAAGGCGTCCGTCTACTGGAAACGGCACGGGACGCGGAGCGGATCCAGGTGGCCGTCACCGAGGGCACGCTCCAGGTCGTACTGCCCGCCAATGCCTTGAGCATGGCGGCCCGGAGTGGGCCCCAGGTGCACCACATCGCCACGGTGGAGAACAACGTCTCCACGGCGCGGGGTGGACCGTGGACGCCTCGGTTCAAGAAAATCTTCGACAAGGCCGGCATGTCGATGGAAGACCCCGCCAACAAGGCCATCCTCGAGGCCCACCGGGGACCCCACCCGGAGAAGTACCACGCACGCGTCCATGAACGGCTCATGGAGACGACCGACGGTTGTCCTGGCACCACCCCATGCCGCGAAGCGCTGACGTCCGAGCTGAGAAAGATGATGCGGGAACTCGCCGACCCGACCTCCGATCTGCACAAGCTCCTCTCTCTCTAG
- a CDS encoding helix-turn-helix domain-containing protein, with protein MPSHLSPGVREQLAESLRDSLRTARLGAALSQQEMARRIGVGVSTYMRLERGKMAPGPATLRRLGQTLCLSLDALVGPACAAAVGLETPRRPARRRRTRAPRKQVLPLLLLVDVG; from the coding sequence ATGCCAAGTCACCTCTCCCCTGGTGTCCGCGAACAACTGGCCGAGTCGCTCCGGGACTCGCTGCGCACCGCCCGCCTGGGCGCGGCGCTCTCCCAGCAGGAGATGGCGCGTCGGATCGGCGTGGGCGTGTCCACCTACATGCGCCTGGAGCGGGGGAAGATGGCGCCCGGCCCGGCCACCCTGCGCCGGCTGGGCCAGACCCTGTGTCTGTCGTTGGATGCGCTGGTGGGCCCCGCGTGCGCCGCCGCCGTGGGCCTGGAGACGCCGCGCCGTCCCGCGCGCCGCCGGCGGACACGTGCGCCGCGCAAGCAGGTGCTGCCGCTGCTGCTCCTGGTGGACGTGGGATGA
- a CDS encoding two-component system sensor histidine kinase NtrB: protein MNRNTVVSVLLLCVALASVVVGVVHFIHRDRAALVAQFAAERTAQVEAAAREVADSLDDAADDLRFAGELLSRPGTVNEHRRELLALLEVVGQFKAIVVLDAEGEQRFTVLDRRAGPAVTRGAVSTSLTEMAHAALTRAPGDILTTPPVAAAPGNWFRIFSTAYAPGEDGPGGALAVLVDTESFFAPLKLIATDSEVRLLLLGAHGLPTPASAPTLVEGVQRADAAPHEVPAFAQLVRRMREGGQGTVFLPEGEAQRLGLDAADTLAAYQPIPMRGGPYWSVALLASSAELRAHERGIILRVALGAVLVAFFLVVFVAYVIVASRRAVALRESRRHADQLAHLHEKTQKILDHIPTGVLALSAEGRVTAVNQALRARLPPTAVGASLRESFPEAPAAVVDRLVALVADACAAQRVVSLQESLPLFGEEGQYRLHAVPLERQDAEVRALLVVEDLSDVRALESQLLRAEKLATVGILAAGIAHEIGTPLGVVRGRAEYVAGKLGAGHPQAAGVQVIVEQIDRVSRTIRELLDFSRVQPVAVRGVALGALLEGARELLHGEAERRKVRLEVEVSEGLPLLLANPDQLLQVVLNLALNACDACEPGGTVRLAARAETPGEPGAWSGVRMTVRDDGCGIPPESLHQVFDPFFTTKKRGQGTGLGLAVVAQIVRNHGGRIELESEPGQGTCVTLLWPMSPPPAEERPAV, encoded by the coding sequence ATGAACCGCAACACCGTCGTCTCCGTGCTCCTCTTGTGTGTCGCGCTCGCGAGCGTGGTGGTGGGCGTGGTGCACTTCATCCACCGGGACCGGGCGGCCCTGGTGGCGCAGTTCGCCGCCGAGCGCACCGCCCAGGTGGAGGCGGCGGCGCGCGAGGTGGCCGACTCGCTCGACGACGCGGCGGACGACCTGCGCTTCGCGGGCGAGCTGCTCAGCCGCCCCGGCACCGTCAACGAGCACCGGCGCGAGCTGCTCGCGCTCCTGGAAGTGGTGGGGCAGTTCAAGGCCATCGTGGTGCTGGACGCCGAGGGCGAGCAGCGCTTCACCGTGCTGGACCGGCGCGCGGGCCCCGCCGTCACCCGGGGCGCGGTGAGCACGAGCCTCACGGAGATGGCCCACGCCGCGCTCACCCGCGCGCCCGGCGACATCCTCACCACGCCGCCGGTGGCCGCCGCGCCCGGCAACTGGTTCCGCATCTTCTCCACCGCCTACGCGCCCGGGGAGGACGGCCCCGGGGGCGCGCTCGCGGTGCTGGTGGACACCGAGAGCTTCTTCGCCCCGCTCAAGCTCATCGCCACGGACTCGGAGGTGCGGCTGCTGCTCCTCGGCGCGCATGGCCTGCCCACCCCGGCGAGCGCGCCGACGCTGGTGGAGGGCGTGCAGCGCGCGGACGCCGCGCCCCACGAGGTGCCCGCGTTCGCGCAGCTCGTGCGGCGCATGCGCGAGGGCGGCCAGGGCACGGTGTTCCTCCCCGAGGGCGAGGCGCAGCGCCTGGGCCTGGACGCCGCGGACACCCTGGCCGCCTACCAGCCCATTCCCATGCGCGGCGGGCCCTACTGGTCCGTGGCCCTGCTCGCCTCGTCGGCGGAGCTGCGGGCCCACGAGCGCGGCATCATCCTGCGCGTGGCGCTCGGGGCCGTGCTGGTGGCCTTCTTCCTCGTCGTCTTCGTCGCCTACGTCATCGTCGCCTCGCGCCGCGCCGTGGCCTTGCGCGAGAGCCGCCGCCACGCGGACCAGCTCGCCCACCTGCACGAGAAGACGCAGAAGATCCTCGACCACATCCCCACCGGGGTGCTGGCGCTGTCGGCCGAGGGGCGGGTGACGGCGGTGAACCAGGCGCTGCGCGCGCGGCTGCCGCCCACGGCGGTGGGGGCGTCCCTGCGCGAGTCCTTCCCCGAGGCCCCCGCGGCGGTGGTGGACCGGCTGGTGGCGCTGGTGGCGGATGCGTGCGCCGCCCAGCGCGTGGTGAGCCTGCAGGAGTCCCTGCCGCTCTTCGGCGAGGAGGGCCAGTACCGGCTGCACGCCGTGCCCCTGGAGCGCCAGGACGCCGAGGTGCGGGCGCTCTTGGTGGTGGAGGACCTGAGCGACGTGCGGGCGCTGGAGTCGCAGCTGCTCCGCGCGGAGAAGCTGGCCACGGTGGGCATCCTCGCCGCGGGCATCGCGCACGAGATTGGCACGCCCCTGGGCGTGGTGCGGGGCCGGGCCGAGTACGTGGCGGGCAAGCTCGGGGCGGGGCACCCGCAGGCGGCGGGGGTTCAGGTCATCGTCGAGCAGATCGACCGGGTGAGCCGGACCATCCGCGAGCTGTTGGACTTCTCGCGGGTGCAGCCGGTGGCGGTGCGTGGCGTGGCGCTGGGGGCGCTCCTGGAGGGGGCGCGGGAGCTGCTGCACGGCGAGGCCGAGCGGCGCAAGGTGCGGCTGGAGGTGGAGGTGTCCGAGGGGCTGCCGCTGTTGCTGGCGAATCCGGACCAGTTGCTGCAGGTGGTGCTCAACCTGGCGCTCAACGCGTGTGACGCGTGCGAGCCGGGGGGCACGGTGCGGCTGGCGGCGCGGGCGGAGACGCCGGGCGAGCCGGGAGCGTGGAGCGGGGTGCGGATGACGGTGCGGGACGACGGGTGTGGCATTCCGCCGGAGAGCCTGCACCAGGTGTTCGACCCGTTCTTCACGACGAAGAAGCGGGGGCAGGGCACGGGGCTGGGGCTGGCGGTGGTGGCGCAGATTGTCCGCAACCACGGAGGCCGCATCGAGTTGGAGAGCGAGCCCGGGCAGGGCACGTGCGTGACGCTGCTCTGGCCGATGTCTCCCCCGCCCGCCGAGGAGCGACCCGCCGTCTGA